CAAACCGTCCCCCAGCTGGCCGTTTTTAATGATCGATACGATGTTTAAAGGTCAGCGTCAGGCGGCCATTTCCACTGAAGAAGCCGGGTTAACCCTGGTTCGCAATCAGTTTGTTGATGTGCCGCATGCCGTGGTGGTCAATCCGGATCGCGCCGAAGAGCTGTTTATTATTGATTCGCGGTTTGATCGAATATCCAAAGCTGCCGTGGTGATCAGCGATGAATACAACGCGCGCCCGCAATTTAATTTTAAAAATATTGTCTGTCATGAAACGCCGGTTCTGGCACGTTTCCGCAAAAGCGGCAAACGCATCGAGGCGCCGGCTGACCTGTACCGGGTCGATGATTTTCTCACGGCATGCAGATGCATGATCTTGGCGCTGTGCCTGAAGTAAAAACAACGGTGGATATGGAGCCGTTGAAAAAGATGCCTGCGCCCGTGGCGTCCGATATCCCGGAACTCCCCGATGTTAAAGACTGGGTCAATCTGCGCGACCTGGGCGCCGCCGGTGATGGCGTGACCGATGATACCGAAGTGATCCGGCAGGCGGTACAGGAACACCGGGTCATTTTTGTGCCGACCGGCCGTTATCTCGTTTCTGAAACCATCAAGCTGCGTCCCAACAGCGTGCTCATCGGAATGAATCCGATTACCACCCAGTTGGTTCTGGCCGATGACCTGGACGCGTTTGCCGGTCCCGGCTCACCCAACGCCCTGCTGGAAACCGCCAAAGGCGGTGAGGCGATCGTAATCAGCATCGGTCTGGATACCGGCGCCTTTAACGAACGCGCGGTGGCGGCCAAGTGGATGGCCGGTGAACGCTCGTATATGAATGATGTCCGGTTTGTCGGCGGACACGGCACCTATCATCCGGACGGATCGCATGTACCAGTGTATAACAAATTCCGTTCCGGTGATCCGTATCGCGATCGTGACTGGGACACTCAGTACTCGAGCTTGTGGATCACGGACGGCGGCGGTGGCACATTTAAAGATATCTGGACCCCGAATTCCTTTGCCCAGGCCGGATTGTATATCTCGGATACGGATACACCCGGACGCATCTACGCCATGTCCCTCGAACATCATGTGCGCAATGAAGTCATGCTGCGCAATGTCTCGAACTGGAGATTTTTTGTGATGCAGATGGAAGAGGAAAGCGCCGAAGGTCGACATGCGCTGCCGGTCTGGATCCAGAATTGCGAAAATCTCCTGTTTGCCAATACCTACCTGTACCGGGTCATCCGTATGAATTCACCGTACCCGCAGGGAATTCTGGTCAATTCATCAAAAAATATTGAATTTTGCGGACTGCATGTGTACAGTCCGACTGTTTACAGTTTTAACACTACCCTTTATGATCAAACACACGGTGTTGAGGTGCGACAGCGGGAGCTCGCCCGACTGACGCTGTCCGGGAATCCTCCAACGCAGCCTCAGGACGAGCCCGCTGCCTCTGCTGTACTTGCAAACGGGGCAAAAGTCGAAAAGGTGATTGACGGATTTGAATTTATCACCGGCGCCACGGCGGATCAGGAAGGGAATGTGTATTTTGTCGATTCCCGTTGCCATCATATTTACAAATGGTCTCCGGAAGAGCAGAATGTCTCGCTGATCCGCAACACTCCCCTTTCCCCTGTGGCGCTGGGCCTGGACGAAAGCGGCAATCTGCTGGTAACCACCCGGGATCGGCATGTGGTGGCCTTTGACCCGGATCAAAACGGAGAACAGCTTCAGGTGCTGGAGCCGGTCGATCCGGATCAGCATAATGCGCCCATCGCCTTGATCCCCGGCCATATGTGGCGGGATGAACATGATTTTCTCGATATCACCACATATTCCGAGGATAATCCGCCGACCACCCATTCGTCTTTTACCATTGCTCATCGACTCGATTCGAATCCCCTAAAG
The candidate division KSB1 bacterium DNA segment above includes these coding regions:
- a CDS encoding SMP-30/gluconolactonase/LRE family protein, which translates into the protein MHDLGAVPEVKTTVDMEPLKKMPAPVASDIPELPDVKDWVNLRDLGAAGDGVTDDTEVIRQAVQEHRVIFVPTGRYLVSETIKLRPNSVLIGMNPITTQLVLADDLDAFAGPGSPNALLETAKGGEAIVISIGLDTGAFNERAVAAKWMAGERSYMNDVRFVGGHGTYHPDGSHVPVYNKFRSGDPYRDRDWDTQYSSLWITDGGGGTFKDIWTPNSFAQAGLYISDTDTPGRIYAMSLEHHVRNEVMLRNVSNWRFFVMQMEEESAEGRHALPVWIQNCENLLFANTYLYRVIRMNSPYPQGILVNSSKNIEFCGLHVYSPTVYSFNTTLYDQTHGVEVRQRELARLTLSGNPPTQPQDEPAASAVLANGAKVEKVIDGFEFITGATADQEGNVYFVDSRCHHIYKWSPEEQNVSLIRNTPLSPVALGLDESGNLLVTTRDRHVVAFDPDQNGEQLQVLEPVDPDQHNAPIALIPGHMWRDEHDFLDITTYSEDNPPTTHSSFTIAHRLDSNPLKNHYVSPDNGVFIPEWQGLVRSVSLRRAVPGQPFYMADEFGQKTYKFKVNKNGLLTDPELFAERGELDVSVDNEGNVYIPAGDVYVYNPDGEQIDVIRVPERPATLVFGGKNRDTLYITARTSLYKIKTRTRGRVLE